The bacterium genome has a window encoding:
- a CDS encoding MBL fold metallo-hydrolase produces MAHDFTVTFRGVRGSIPVPGPSTLKIGGNSSCVQVNVLDHDIFLDAGTGIVAAGQQMVRNFFSNRDKIKRLKATILISHTHHDHIMGLPFFPPLYIGDSALSIFGPSVYGPVGADTGLEYVLAMMMDQMFFPIDLKETHSIKRITTLKPFDQVLLAEGGEAEVVNLQTDFRATFKDKVIISQYRAYNHPKNGTLVYKLQYAGKSIVYATDLEGYVDGDRRLIQFAKGADLLIHDAQYTQEQYTGPVSTQGFGHSTPEMACLVAKEAGVKQLALYHHDPNHDDAFLAQKEEKAKALFTNTITAAEGLILTI; encoded by the coding sequence ATGGCTCACGATTTCACCGTCACCTTCCGGGGGGTCCGGGGGAGCATCCCCGTGCCCGGCCCGTCCACGCTCAAGATCGGGGGCAATTCTTCCTGCGTCCAGGTCAACGTGCTGGACCATGACATCTTCTTGGACGCCGGCACGGGCATCGTGGCCGCGGGCCAGCAGATGGTGCGCAACTTTTTCTCCAACCGCGACAAGATCAAGCGCCTCAAGGCGACCATCCTTATTTCCCACACCCACCACGACCACATCATGGGGCTTCCCTTCTTCCCGCCCCTCTACATCGGCGACTCCGCCCTTTCCATCTTCGGCCCCTCGGTCTATGGCCCCGTGGGCGCGGACACCGGCCTGGAATACGTGCTGGCCATGATGATGGACCAGATGTTCTTCCCCATCGACCTCAAGGAGACCCATTCGATCAAGCGCATCACCACCTTGAAGCCCTTCGACCAGGTGCTTTTGGCGGAGGGGGGCGAAGCGGAAGTGGTGAACCTGCAGACCGACTTTAGGGCCACCTTCAAGGACAAGGTCATCATCAGCCAGTACCGGGCCTACAACCACCCCAAGAACGGGACCCTGGTCTATAAGCTCCAGTACGCGGGAAAATCCATCGTTTACGCCACCGACCTGGAAGGCTATGTGGACGGCGACCGCCGGCTGATCCAGTTCGCCAAGGGTGCGGACCTCCTGATCCACGACGCCCAATACACCCAGGAGCAGTACACCGGCCCCGTCTCCACCCAGGGCTTCGGCCATTCCACTCCCGAGATGGCCTGCCTGGTCGCCAAGGAGGCGGGCGTGAAGCAATTGGCGCTCTACCATCACGATCCCAACCACGACGACGCTTTCCTGGCCCAGAAGGAGGAGAAGGCCAAGGCCCTCTTCACCAACACCATCACCGCGGCCGAGGGTCTCATCCTCACCATTTAG